A genome region from Bradyrhizobium commune includes the following:
- a CDS encoding GH1 family beta-glucosidase has product MSDRVSRRQFAKIAGVSAAGIANPLEIAEAKPASAPRSTTSFPPGFLWGTATSSYQVEGAVNEDGRGVSIWDRFVRIPGKIEDGTTGDRANEHYHRYKDDIALVRELGCKAYRFSVAWPRVFPDGDGKPNPKGLDFYNRLVDECLRNGIEPWLTLYHWDLPQSLQDRFGGWRSTETCKIFGDYAAYVAAHLTDRVKNVFTLNESGRFVHFGYGLGIDAPGLTLPQAEVNQIRHNSALAHGLAVQAVRAHGRRGTRVGPAENIDVCVPAIDTPEHVRAAEIALREMNGGYLNVIMTGQYTDAFLKYAGANAPKYTDAELKIISSLVDFLGLNIYAPQNYVVPSDQGAGFAPLPIPKSFPHMNSDWLRIAPETIYWVPKLAAKIWKTDAIYISENGTSGDDVVTQDGKVYDTDRIMYLRNYLAQLQRATAEGVPVRGYFLWSLMDNFEWVYGLGKRFGLYHVNFDTQVRTAKLSASFYRNVIARNAVGA; this is encoded by the coding sequence ATGTCGGACAGGGTCTCGCGTCGCCAGTTCGCGAAAATCGCGGGGGTGTCCGCAGCTGGAATTGCAAATCCCCTTGAGATCGCGGAGGCCAAACCGGCATCGGCTCCACGCAGCACGACGAGCTTCCCGCCAGGCTTCCTCTGGGGCACCGCGACTTCGTCCTATCAGGTCGAAGGCGCGGTCAACGAGGACGGGCGAGGGGTCTCGATCTGGGACAGGTTTGTCCGCATTCCCGGCAAGATCGAGGACGGCACCACCGGCGATCGCGCCAACGAGCATTATCACCGCTACAAGGACGATATCGCGCTGGTCAGGGAGCTCGGCTGCAAGGCCTATCGCTTCTCGGTGGCCTGGCCGCGGGTGTTTCCCGACGGCGACGGCAAGCCGAACCCGAAGGGGCTTGATTTCTACAATCGCCTCGTCGACGAGTGCCTTAGGAACGGCATCGAACCTTGGCTGACGCTCTATCACTGGGACCTGCCGCAATCACTCCAGGATCGTTTTGGCGGCTGGCGCTCGACCGAGACCTGCAAGATCTTTGGCGACTACGCGGCCTATGTCGCGGCGCATCTGACCGATCGCGTCAAAAACGTGTTCACGCTGAACGAGAGCGGCCGCTTCGTCCATTTCGGCTACGGCCTAGGCATCGACGCGCCCGGCCTGACGCTGCCGCAAGCAGAGGTCAACCAGATCAGGCACAACAGCGCGCTCGCGCACGGGCTCGCGGTGCAGGCGGTGCGCGCCCACGGCCGGCGCGGCACCAGGGTCGGCCCGGCCGAGAACATCGACGTCTGCGTGCCCGCGATCGATACGCCCGAGCATGTCCGCGCCGCCGAGATCGCGCTGCGCGAGATGAATGGCGGCTATCTCAACGTCATCATGACGGGCCAATACACCGACGCGTTCCTTAAATACGCAGGTGCGAACGCGCCCAAATATACCGACGCCGAACTGAAGATCATCTCCTCGCTGGTCGACTTCCTCGGCCTTAACATCTACGCGCCGCAGAATTACGTGGTGCCGTCCGACCAGGGCGCCGGCTTCGCGCCGCTGCCGATCCCGAAGTCGTTTCCGCACATGAATTCGGACTGGCTCCGCATCGCGCCGGAGACGATCTACTGGGTGCCGAAGCTGGCGGCTAAGATCTGGAAGACGGATGCGATCTATATCAGCGAGAACGGTACCTCCGGCGACGACGTGGTCACGCAAGACGGCAAGGTCTACGACACCGATCGCATCATGTACTTGCGCAACTATCTCGCCCAGCTCCAGCGCGCCACCGCCGAAGGCGTACCGGTACGCGGCTATTTCCTCTGGAGCCTGATGGACAATTTCGAATGGGTGTATGGGCTCGGCAAGCGTTTTGGGCTCTATCACGTCAATTTCGACACTCAGGTGCGCACGGCAAAACTCAGCGCCAGCTTCTACCGGAACGTGATCGCAAGGAACGCGGTAGGGGCGTAG
- the fghA gene encoding S-formylglutathione hydrolase, which produces MTFQTVSTNKSYGGVQGVYRHASQATGTDMVFSVYVPLHPDGTKLPVVWYLSGLTCTHANVTEKGEFRKACAELGLIFVAPDTSPRGPDVPGDANNAYDFGLGAGFYVDATEAPFARNYRMWSYVTDELPKLVAENFPVDPKRQSIMGHSMGGHGALTVALRNPHRYRAASAFAPIVAPSQVPWGIKALTGYLGPNKDNWRNHDTVALIEDGAKYSGFLVDVGEADNFLKEQLKPELLQAACTKANIPLTLRRQPGYDHSYYFISTFMSDHLQWHAERLKG; this is translated from the coding sequence ATGACTTTCCAGACTGTCTCGACCAACAAATCCTATGGCGGCGTGCAGGGCGTGTACCGCCATGCGAGCCAGGCGACCGGCACCGACATGGTGTTCTCGGTCTACGTTCCGTTGCATCCCGACGGCACGAAGCTGCCGGTGGTCTGGTATCTCTCCGGGCTCACCTGCACCCATGCCAACGTCACCGAGAAGGGCGAATTCCGCAAAGCCTGCGCCGAGCTCGGCCTGATCTTCGTCGCCCCCGACACCTCACCGCGCGGACCGGACGTCCCGGGCGACGCCAACAATGCCTATGATTTCGGCCTGGGCGCCGGCTTCTATGTCGATGCCACCGAAGCGCCGTTCGCGCGCAACTATCGCATGTGGAGCTATGTCACCGACGAACTGCCGAAGCTTGTCGCGGAGAACTTTCCGGTCGACCCCAAGCGGCAATCAATCATGGGCCATTCCATGGGCGGTCACGGCGCGCTGACGGTGGCGCTGCGCAATCCGCACCGCTATCGCGCGGCAAGTGCGTTCGCGCCGATCGTGGCCCCGTCGCAGGTGCCCTGGGGCATCAAGGCGCTGACCGGCTATCTCGGGCCGAACAAGGACAACTGGCGCAACCACGACACCGTGGCGCTGATCGAGGACGGCGCGAAATATTCCGGCTTCCTCGTCGACGTCGGCGAGGCAGACAATTTCCTCAAAGAACAGCTCAAGCCGGAGCTGCTCCAGGCGGCCTGCACCAAGGCCAACATCCCGCTGACGCTGCGGCGGCAGCCCGGCTACGACCACAGCTATTATTTCATCTCGACCTTCATGAGCGATCATCTGCAGTGGCATGCGGAGAGACTGAAGGGGTGA
- a CDS encoding DUF3280 domain-containing protein — MRALITIATLLLSGSGAFADPPKLAVFDFELIDTSLPGEFYGSKPEEARLDRISEQLRKELAESGRFQVLDIAPVRDAAQHSNLQACGGCDLKLAGELGADIEITGLVQKVSNLIINLNIYLRDVKTGNLITAASADMRGNTDESWTRTMSYLIRNRLLAPNYGRP, encoded by the coding sequence ATGCGAGCGCTGATAACCATCGCGACTTTGTTGCTGAGTGGTTCGGGCGCGTTCGCCGATCCGCCAAAACTCGCCGTGTTCGATTTCGAGCTGATCGATACCAGCCTGCCCGGCGAGTTCTACGGCTCCAAGCCGGAGGAGGCGCGTCTCGATCGGATCAGCGAGCAGTTGCGCAAGGAACTGGCCGAGTCGGGCCGGTTCCAGGTGCTCGACATTGCGCCGGTTCGGGACGCTGCCCAGCACAGCAATCTGCAGGCCTGCGGCGGCTGTGATCTCAAGCTTGCGGGAGAGTTGGGCGCCGATATCGAAATCACTGGCCTCGTGCAGAAGGTCTCGAACCTGATCATCAACCTCAACATCTACCTGCGCGACGTGAAGACCGGCAACTTGATCACGGCCGCCAGCGCCGACATGCGCGGCAACACCGACGAATCCTGGACGCGCACGATGAGCTATCTCATCCGCAACCGATTGCTCGCGCCGAATTACGGGCGGCCGTGA
- a CDS encoding response regulator transcription factor, whose product MRILIVDDHPIVASGCRAVLADEGEIEILEAADAEDGESVFIVERPDLSIIDINLPTVSGFELARRILERAPEARIIMFSMNDDPAFAARAIESGAKGYVSKTGDPNDLVEAIRAVGSGGTYLPTAIARSIAFAGPSLAQSPLSKLNAREMEILRLLSAGKSLSEIAWLVQSSYKTVANTSSIIRQKLGVKTSVELVRMAIDSGVA is encoded by the coding sequence ATGCGCATTCTGATCGTCGACGATCATCCCATTGTCGCCTCCGGCTGCCGCGCCGTGCTGGCCGACGAAGGCGAGATCGAGATCCTGGAGGCCGCCGACGCCGAAGACGGCGAGAGCGTCTTCATCGTCGAGCGCCCCGACCTCTCCATCATCGACATCAACCTGCCGACCGTCTCCGGCTTCGAGCTCGCGCGCCGCATCCTCGAACGCGCGCCCGAGGCGCGCATCATCATGTTCAGCATGAACGACGACCCTGCGTTTGCCGCGCGCGCGATCGAATCCGGCGCCAAGGGCTATGTCTCCAAGACCGGCGATCCCAACGACCTCGTCGAGGCGATCCGCGCGGTCGGAAGCGGCGGCACTTATCTGCCCACCGCGATCGCACGCAGCATCGCTTTCGCGGGGCCGTCGCTGGCGCAGAGCCCGCTGTCGAAGCTGAACGCGCGCGAGATGGAGATCTTGCGGCTGCTCAGCGCCGGAAAGAGCCTGTCCGAGATCGCCTGGCTGGTGCAATCGTCCTACAAGACGGTCGCCAACACCTCCTCGATCATACGGCAGAAGCTCGGCGTGAAGACCTCGGTCGAACTGGTGCGGATGGCGATCGATAGCGGCGTGGCCTGA
- a CDS encoding TonB-dependent receptor, protein MGKPGNKRRLLMASVSTGLVSGVVLATDARAAQDEQTNVQNLPAVEVVAPPPTTRRAPTRATPARTANAAKPKPRIYVYPTSPGASGSIDVDKIPASVNAVDPTQIKRTGSLNIADALQQYVPGVNLTEVTGNPFQPNIEFRGYVASPLAGTPQGLAVYQNGVRINEAFSDTVNWDMIPTAAIRSATIVTNNPAFGLNALGGAVNLLMKDGFTYQGAEIDVMGGSYGRIQGSAQWGKKIDNNWAVYGALEGAHDNGFRNFSASDIRRFYGDVGYRFEGNEFHVNMGVADNHLAGPSSVPIELLQQYWGATYTTPQTSANKVGYINLTGKVEATPTWTFEGTAHVRGFNQNTQDGNPTDAQPCSAPAGLLCFGDDTTPAFGLNGVQLANPFPAGAVLGEIDRTTTRSTSFGISGQATNSDRLFGHENRVVLGASYDASVSHFDASSELGTIGDNYVVTGSGIFLGQSGVPTSIGPVSLRTVNQYRGVYALDTFNVTEAFAITGGGRFNAARVTLEDQLGTALNGDHTYNRFNPVIGGTYKITPELTAYAGYSEANRVPTPLELGCADPNNPCLIAAFLVSDPDLKQVVSKTVEAGLRGTKELNIGSLGWKFGGFRATNYDDILALPIAGLQGFGFFQNVGSTRRQGLEAEISLKSNEVQFHASYAFVDARFLDALTVASNSPTAVANGGTIPITPGNQIPAVPRHRIKAGIEYAVTDAWKIGGDALWVSSQYFVGDEANVEMKLPSYAVFNLHTSYQVTKNLQLYGKVDNVFDNRYATYGTFFDTTALPNFANGGSPFADPRSLSPARPRAFYAGARVTF, encoded by the coding sequence ATGGGCAAGCCGGGAAACAAGCGACGTCTGCTGATGGCCTCGGTCTCGACTGGGCTGGTGTCAGGAGTCGTTCTCGCAACGGATGCGCGCGCTGCGCAGGACGAACAGACCAATGTTCAAAACCTGCCCGCGGTCGAGGTGGTGGCGCCGCCGCCGACCACGCGGCGCGCGCCAACGCGGGCCACGCCGGCCAGAACCGCGAACGCCGCCAAGCCCAAGCCCAGGATCTACGTCTACCCGACCTCGCCCGGCGCCTCCGGCAGCATCGATGTCGACAAGATTCCGGCGAGCGTGAATGCGGTCGATCCGACCCAGATCAAGCGCACCGGATCCTTGAACATCGCCGACGCGCTCCAGCAATATGTGCCCGGCGTCAATTTGACCGAAGTCACCGGCAATCCGTTCCAGCCCAACATCGAGTTTCGCGGCTATGTCGCCTCGCCCCTGGCCGGCACGCCGCAGGGCCTCGCCGTCTACCAGAACGGCGTGCGCATCAACGAAGCGTTTTCCGATACCGTCAATTGGGACATGATCCCGACCGCGGCGATCCGATCGGCCACGATCGTCACCAACAATCCCGCCTTCGGCCTCAATGCGCTTGGTGGCGCGGTGAACCTTCTCATGAAGGACGGCTTCACCTATCAGGGGGCCGAGATCGACGTCATGGGCGGCTCCTACGGCCGCATCCAGGGCTCCGCGCAATGGGGCAAGAAGATCGACAACAACTGGGCGGTCTATGGTGCGCTGGAGGGTGCGCACGACAACGGCTTCCGTAATTTCTCCGCCTCGGACATCCGCCGCTTCTACGGCGACGTCGGCTATCGCTTCGAGGGCAACGAATTCCACGTCAATATGGGCGTCGCCGACAATCACCTGGCGGGGCCGAGCAGCGTTCCGATCGAGCTGCTCCAACAATATTGGGGCGCGACCTACACCACGCCGCAGACCAGCGCCAACAAGGTCGGCTACATCAATTTGACCGGCAAGGTCGAGGCGACGCCGACCTGGACCTTCGAGGGCACCGCGCATGTGCGCGGCTTCAACCAGAACACGCAAGATGGCAATCCGACCGACGCCCAGCCTTGCAGCGCGCCGGCGGGCCTGCTGTGTTTCGGCGACGACACTACGCCGGCTTTCGGCCTCAACGGCGTCCAGCTCGCCAATCCCTTCCCGGCGGGCGCAGTGCTCGGCGAGATCGATCGGACCACGACGCGCTCGACCTCGTTCGGCATCTCCGGCCAGGCGACCAACAGCGACAGACTGTTCGGGCATGAGAACCGTGTCGTGCTCGGTGCGAGCTACGACGCCAGCGTCAGCCATTTCGATGCGAGCTCCGAGCTCGGGACGATCGGCGACAACTACGTCGTCACCGGCAGCGGCATCTTCCTGGGACAGTCGGGTGTTCCGACCTCGATCGGTCCGGTGTCGCTGCGCACCGTCAACCAGTATCGGGGCGTCTATGCGCTCGACACGTTCAACGTGACGGAGGCGTTCGCGATCACCGGCGGCGGCCGCTTCAACGCGGCCCGCGTCACGCTGGAGGACCAGCTCGGCACCGCCTTGAACGGTGACCATACCTACAACCGCTTCAATCCCGTGATCGGGGGCACCTACAAGATCACGCCGGAGCTGACCGCCTATGCCGGCTATTCGGAAGCCAACCGCGTGCCGACGCCGCTCGAGCTCGGCTGCGCCGATCCGAACAATCCCTGCCTGATCGCGGCGTTTCTCGTCTCCGATCCCGACCTGAAGCAGGTGGTATCCAAGACCGTGGAAGCCGGCCTCCGCGGCACCAAGGAGCTGAACATCGGCTCGCTCGGCTGGAAGTTCGGCGGTTTTCGCGCCACCAATTACGATGACATCCTGGCGCTGCCGATCGCGGGCCTGCAAGGTTTTGGCTTCTTCCAGAACGTCGGCTCGACGCGCCGGCAGGGACTTGAAGCCGAGATCAGCCTCAAGTCCAACGAAGTCCAGTTCCACGCGAGCTACGCCTTCGTCGATGCGCGCTTCCTCGACGCGCTCACCGTCGCCTCCAACAGCCCGACGGCCGTCGCCAATGGCGGCACGATCCCGATCACGCCCGGCAACCAGATTCCGGCCGTGCCGCGCCACCGCATCAAGGCCGGCATCGAATATGCCGTCACCGACGCCTGGAAGATCGGCGGCGACGCGCTCTGGGTTTCCAGCCAGTATTTTGTCGGCGACGAGGCCAACGTCGAGATGAAGCTGCCCTCCTACGCCGTGTTCAACTTGCACACCTCCTACCAGGTCACCAAGAACCTCCAGCTCTACGGCAAGGTCGACAACGTCTTCGACAACCGCTACGCGACCTACGGCACCTTCTTCGACACCACCGCGCTCCCGAATTTCGCCAACGGCGGAAGCCCCTTCGCCGACCCGCGCTCGCTGAGCCCGGCCAGGCCGCGCGCGTTCTACGCGGGCGCGCGGGTGACGTTCTAG
- a CDS encoding histidine kinase, protein MWQNLSLRARINLLLALLLALGLAVNIARQVAEAGPRVQAEDQSVIRLAREFIEMIVADLNEAPDPDARLNQIANDLNRLRHVSIALRDSGGNPLTPPRTEADDDTPGPPAWFVSLVHPEQTAVSVPVSVHGKPGSLVITSHPTDEIAEIWDAIVTQLEVGSAIALVLFLVMMTVVGRALAPLESLAQTMAELEGGHYDARATPGGAPELAAICTKLNHLAATLGEAVEDKRRLAERAVSLQDVERKEIARELHDEFGPYLFSLRAHASALAKLADGRAPNADAVRKHGGALLEQINALQQFTRRVLERLRPVGLAELGLGKALESLSRLWRESHPDVAIETTISPSLGITGETADLTIYRVVQEALTNAFRHAGATAINVVIEPAEQGRDGRGCARVRVSDNGHGMEPGQKLGFGLVGMRERILALGGTLNVASGERGVTVEALVPTASA, encoded by the coding sequence ATGTGGCAAAATCTCTCCTTGCGCGCGCGCATCAACCTGTTGCTGGCGCTGCTGCTGGCGCTGGGGCTCGCCGTCAACATCGCCCGCCAGGTCGCGGAAGCAGGTCCCCGTGTTCAGGCCGAGGACCAGAGCGTGATCCGGCTCGCACGCGAGTTCATCGAGATGATCGTTGCCGATCTCAACGAGGCGCCGGACCCCGATGCCCGGCTAAACCAGATCGCGAACGACCTCAATCGTCTCCGCCATGTCAGTATCGCGCTTCGCGATTCCGGCGGGAACCCGCTGACGCCGCCGCGCACTGAGGCCGATGACGACACGCCCGGGCCGCCGGCCTGGTTCGTCAGCCTGGTTCATCCAGAGCAGACCGCCGTCAGTGTTCCCGTCTCGGTCCATGGCAAGCCCGGTTCCCTGGTGATTACCTCGCATCCCACTGACGAGATCGCCGAGATCTGGGACGCCATCGTCACGCAGCTCGAGGTCGGCTCGGCCATCGCGCTCGTGCTGTTCCTGGTGATGATGACGGTCGTCGGCCGGGCGCTGGCGCCGCTCGAATCATTGGCGCAAACGATGGCCGAACTCGAGGGCGGCCACTACGACGCGCGCGCGACGCCCGGCGGCGCGCCCGAGCTGGCTGCGATCTGCACCAAGCTCAATCATCTCGCGGCGACATTGGGGGAGGCGGTCGAGGACAAGCGGCGCCTTGCCGAGCGCGCGGTGTCGCTCCAGGACGTTGAGCGCAAGGAGATCGCGCGCGAGCTGCATGACGAGTTCGGGCCCTATCTGTTTTCGCTGCGCGCGCATGCGAGCGCGTTGGCCAAGCTCGCCGATGGGCGCGCGCCAAATGCGGACGCCGTGCGAAAACATGGCGGCGCCTTGCTCGAGCAGATCAACGCGCTTCAGCAATTCACCCGTCGTGTGCTGGAGCGCTTGAGGCCCGTCGGCCTTGCCGAGCTTGGTCTCGGCAAGGCGCTTGAATCGCTGTCGCGGCTGTGGCGGGAATCGCATCCCGATGTCGCGATCGAGACCACGATCTCGCCGTCGCTTGGGATCACCGGCGAAACCGCCGACCTCACCATCTACCGCGTCGTGCAGGAGGCGCTCACCAACGCGTTCCGTCACGCCGGCGCGACCGCGATCAATGTCGTGATCGAGCCGGCGGAGCAGGGCCGCGATGGCCGCGGTTGCGCCCGGGTGCGGGTCAGCGACAACGGCCACGGCATGGAGCCGGGCCAGAAGCTCGGCTTCGGCCTTGTCGGCATGCGCGAGCGCATTCTGGCGCTGGGCGGCACGCTCAACGTGGCGTCTGGCGAGCGCGGTGTCACGGTGGAAGCGCTGGTTCCGACGGCTTCCGCCTGA
- a CDS encoding patatin-like protein: MTTTDNLYAREIRFGVVMYGGVSLAIYINGVSNELYEMACATPKGQDTPGGGHTREVYRKASWLLRDQALRDSYLAYIRDQKLPVNARNPALTDPFGKDATPTSTERTRFVIDAIAGTSAGGINGLFLAKALVNGQEFSPLKNLWIQEGDIGGLLNDNQSYQGLEFAKTDNPPQSLLNSDRMYVKLVGAFQGMANVIPQVGREPALVDELDLFITTTDIRGAIVPLRLFDKVVYEKRYKQVYRFQYPSADGTNHFDDSSVPFLAFAARCTSSFPFAFEPMSVADAQRLCDANPAGAGVNFDRWKPFFTGLSSDDIASGRWRTRAFGDGGYLDNKPFSYVVETLSLRLGGLPMERKLIYLEPAPTNPELERVVFDRKPDALENAMEALFTIPQDETIREDLEAVLARNRRIERVERIVRQVETEIDERADDPYARIELEGDDHDQVPAWGSRDLRDMANYYGAAFLPYRQLRVMTVTDDIAEQLAAWWDIDSKSDRLYAMKAMARVWRDAHYYENKKESKGRDESVNAFLEDYDVKYYIRRASFILRKVHQLLSLVRKLSLPGGPPSLTDIEQHLYDLWNDHPKTGASMDVGRLVDALTCLAGGLGAAIREIRRVTPLRAPSENADARRAHHDELEAVLHLLLGEGTVTALTSQAGGTVPVSNDLPTPSPLLTLQENVFARAATLYKYATQANLTGLQKGLEDDIALMQRAYASAIDGSSGAVPSVHDLLGKPKLRATPVEGGHRVDVHLEGPAAGGDALNTVEGTALRGFLADYYMRFDEYDQVSFPLYYDTGTGEPSTVEVVRVSPEDACSLIDEHNEQGTVVHQRLKLAGTALFHFGGFLDAQWRRNDIMWGRLDGCERLLTTLFPATEDKEIRDALLLEAQLTIVREEMKPEGYAELVDRFGEALAEQNNATLEGAFDDLWGELALTAGGQRRTQIAQALRAVLGDVGMLNYVREHYEVDRKLDRQVALQTSTRALTITGRILEELEQRRRGQRSWMLWVTRAGRATQVLLAISTPGGLSEALFRHWLGLLYLFEAVIFIGATLLGFSGVRNFAVAAFAVTAAIHIASLITQDLIVRRSGRLRAIGLAFGITTLVLAFMGAMAVVNGGLHGINCAGGHNAFGSIFDMLCQPSNSVDPHAPRPGG; the protein is encoded by the coding sequence ATGACCACGACTGACAATCTCTACGCGCGCGAGATCCGCTTCGGCGTGGTCATGTATGGCGGCGTCTCGCTTGCGATCTACATCAACGGCGTGTCGAACGAGCTCTACGAAATGGCCTGCGCGACGCCGAAGGGGCAGGATACGCCGGGGGGTGGACACACGCGCGAGGTCTATCGAAAGGCGTCCTGGCTGCTGCGCGACCAGGCGCTTCGCGATAGCTATCTTGCCTACATCCGCGACCAGAAATTGCCGGTCAACGCGCGCAATCCGGCTTTGACGGATCCGTTCGGGAAGGATGCAACGCCCACGTCGACGGAACGAACTCGCTTCGTGATCGACGCGATCGCAGGCACCTCGGCGGGTGGTATCAACGGCTTGTTTCTCGCGAAAGCACTCGTCAACGGACAGGAATTCTCTCCGCTGAAGAACTTGTGGATTCAGGAAGGCGATATCGGCGGTCTGCTCAATGACAACCAGTCATATCAAGGCCTGGAATTCGCCAAGACCGACAACCCGCCCCAGTCGCTGTTGAACAGCGACCGCATGTACGTCAAGCTCGTTGGCGCGTTCCAGGGCATGGCAAACGTCATCCCCCAAGTGGGTCGAGAGCCGGCCCTCGTCGACGAACTGGACCTTTTCATCACGACGACGGACATTCGCGGAGCCATCGTACCCCTGCGCCTGTTCGACAAGGTCGTGTACGAAAAAAGGTACAAGCAGGTCTATCGATTCCAGTATCCATCCGCGGACGGAACCAATCATTTCGACGACAGCTCCGTGCCGTTTCTCGCATTCGCGGCGCGGTGCACGTCATCCTTTCCGTTTGCATTCGAGCCGATGTCCGTGGCCGACGCGCAGCGCCTGTGCGACGCAAACCCGGCCGGCGCGGGGGTGAATTTCGACCGATGGAAGCCATTCTTCACCGGCCTGTCGAGCGATGACATCGCGAGTGGCCGTTGGCGCACGCGCGCATTTGGCGACGGCGGATATCTCGACAACAAGCCGTTCAGCTATGTCGTCGAGACCCTGTCGTTGCGCCTCGGCGGGCTGCCGATGGAACGGAAGCTGATCTATCTCGAGCCGGCACCGACCAATCCGGAGCTGGAGCGCGTGGTCTTTGACAGGAAGCCCGACGCGCTCGAAAACGCCATGGAGGCGCTGTTCACGATTCCCCAGGACGAGACGATCAGGGAAGACCTCGAGGCTGTCCTGGCCCGCAACCGGCGCATCGAGCGGGTCGAGCGGATCGTCCGCCAGGTCGAAACGGAGATCGACGAGCGGGCCGACGACCCGTACGCACGTATCGAGCTCGAAGGTGATGACCATGATCAGGTCCCCGCGTGGGGATCACGCGACCTGCGCGACATGGCCAACTATTATGGAGCGGCGTTCCTTCCCTACCGGCAGCTTCGGGTGATGACCGTAACCGACGACATCGCGGAGCAACTGGCCGCCTGGTGGGATATCGACAGCAAATCCGACCGCTTGTACGCGATGAAAGCCATGGCCCGCGTGTGGCGCGATGCGCACTACTACGAGAACAAGAAGGAGAGCAAGGGCCGAGACGAGTCGGTCAATGCGTTCCTCGAAGATTATGACGTGAAGTACTATATCAGGCGCGCCAGCTTCATTCTGCGCAAGGTCCATCAGCTCCTGAGCCTGGTGAGAAAGCTTAGCCTGCCCGGCGGCCCGCCGAGTCTGACCGATATCGAGCAACATCTCTACGACCTCTGGAATGATCACCCGAAGACAGGCGCTTCGATGGACGTCGGCCGTCTCGTGGATGCGCTCACCTGCCTCGCTGGCGGGTTGGGCGCTGCAATCCGCGAAATCCGTCGGGTCACGCCGCTCCGCGCGCCCTCTGAGAATGCGGATGCACGGAGAGCGCACCACGACGAGCTCGAAGCGGTGCTTCATCTCCTCCTTGGTGAGGGGACCGTCACGGCTTTGACGTCGCAGGCCGGCGGGACCGTACCGGTATCGAACGACCTGCCGACACCCAGCCCGTTGCTCACGCTTCAGGAAAACGTGTTTGCGAGGGCGGCAACGCTCTACAAATATGCAACGCAGGCCAATCTGACCGGCCTCCAGAAGGGGCTCGAGGACGACATCGCGCTGATGCAGCGCGCCTATGCCAGCGCGATAGATGGGTCGTCGGGGGCCGTGCCGTCCGTTCACGATCTGCTTGGAAAGCCGAAGCTGCGCGCCACGCCCGTCGAAGGCGGGCACCGCGTGGATGTTCACCTCGAAGGCCCCGCTGCGGGCGGCGACGCGCTCAATACGGTTGAGGGCACGGCGCTGCGAGGGTTCCTTGCCGACTACTATATGCGGTTCGACGAGTACGACCAGGTGAGCTTTCCACTCTATTACGACACCGGAACCGGAGAGCCGTCGACCGTCGAGGTGGTTCGTGTCAGCCCCGAGGACGCGTGCAGCCTGATCGACGAGCATAACGAGCAGGGGACCGTCGTTCACCAGCGGCTCAAGCTTGCGGGAACGGCGTTGTTTCACTTCGGCGGCTTCCTCGACGCGCAGTGGCGGCGGAACGACATCATGTGGGGGCGCCTGGACGGTTGCGAGCGGCTGTTGACCACTCTGTTTCCTGCAACCGAGGACAAGGAGATCAGGGACGCATTGCTCCTGGAGGCGCAGCTCACGATCGTGCGCGAGGAAATGAAGCCCGAGGGATACGCCGAGCTGGTCGATCGGTTCGGAGAGGCGCTTGCGGAACAGAACAATGCAACGCTCGAGGGCGCCTTCGATGATCTCTGGGGCGAGCTGGCGCTCACGGCCGGCGGACAGCGTCGCACGCAGATCGCCCAGGCGCTGAGGGCAGTTCTGGGCGACGTAGGCATGCTCAATTACGTGCGCGAACATTATGAGGTTGATCGCAAGCTCGACAGGCAGGTCGCGTTGCAAACCAGTACACGCGCGCTGACCATCACCGGGCGGATTCTCGAGGAATTGGAGCAGCGCCGCCGGGGCCAGCGGAGCTGGATGTTATGGGTCACGCGTGCCGGCCGCGCGACCCAGGTGTTGCTCGCGATTTCGACGCCCGGCGGATTGAGCGAGGCCTTGTTTCGCCACTGGCTCGGCCTGCTGTATCTGTTCGAGGCCGTGATATTTATCGGCGCGACCTTGCTTGGCTTCTCGGGCGTCCGCAATTTCGCTGTGGCGGCCTTTGCCGTGACCGCGGCAATTCACATCGCGAGCCTGATTACGCAGGACCTCATTGTTCGCCGATCCGGGCGGCTCAGGGCGATCGGTCTCGCATTTGGGATCACGACTCTCGTGCTGGCGTTCATGGGCGCGATGGCGGTGGTCAACGGCGGTCTTCACGGCATCAACTGCGCAGGGGGCCATAACGCCTTTGGCTCGATCTTCGACATGCTGTGTCAGCCGAGCAACAGCGTTGACCCCCATGCGCCGCGGCCGGGTGGATGA